One window from the genome of Oceanispirochaeta sp. encodes:
- a CDS encoding iron ABC transporter permease, translating to MKIPKGMKPGELRLLPVILFLFLTFYLPVAVLLMKGLQSESRWTLDWLKELVLSPYYRRIFVFTMGQAFLSTLLSLLVALPGGWILSHLDFPGKKILKALTTIPFILPSILVVLGFILFWGRQGVINKTLMALMGRDKPVLDVLYSFKAILLAHVFYNFPIALRLIAAWWEGLGENQLQAARTMGASEGRIFRTITLPQLLPGMISAGSLIFLYCFMSFAVVLVLGGGPRYSTLEVEVYRLVKYSLDFGKGGALALVETAATLFLTWFYINRENTNIQRQVWRGSKSHWRDASLTTRILCAAYFVVVLFIIFGPILTVMVQSLLVQTTRTSPPGLSLRWYREMLQPPGSARGASALLLASSIRNSLILAISTLVLTLTIGAYTSWILSRYRFRFSGMIESLIMMPMGVSSVVLGMGYLWLRRGGRLEMISPVVSIILAHTVIALPFVLRSLTPAMKRIRQSLLDASRLMGAGGIRQFITIELPLIRPGLITGGAFALAISLGEINATLILSDAGIPTIPIAILKLIGTYKFYSACALGTILILICTAAFILIDAFEGWET from the coding sequence ATGAAAATCCCCAAAGGGATGAAACCGGGGGAGCTGCGTCTCCTTCCGGTGATCCTCTTTCTCTTTCTGACTTTTTACCTCCCCGTAGCCGTGCTGCTGATGAAGGGTCTTCAGTCAGAAAGCAGATGGACCCTGGATTGGCTGAAAGAGCTTGTTCTCAGTCCCTACTACAGAAGGATCTTTGTCTTTACCATGGGGCAGGCCTTTCTGAGTACCCTCCTGTCCCTCCTGGTGGCCCTGCCGGGGGGATGGATTCTTTCCCACCTGGATTTTCCGGGAAAAAAAATACTGAAAGCCCTCACCACCATACCCTTTATTCTGCCCTCCATCCTGGTGGTCCTGGGATTTATCCTTTTCTGGGGCCGCCAGGGAGTCATCAACAAAACCCTGATGGCCCTCATGGGAAGGGATAAACCTGTTCTGGATGTATTGTACTCCTTCAAAGCCATCCTCCTGGCCCATGTCTTCTATAACTTTCCCATCGCCCTGCGTCTCATTGCCGCCTGGTGGGAGGGACTGGGAGAAAACCAGCTTCAGGCTGCCCGCACCATGGGGGCCTCTGAAGGCAGAATTTTCAGAACCATCACCCTCCCCCAGCTTCTGCCTGGGATGATCAGTGCGGGGTCTCTCATTTTTCTCTACTGTTTTATGAGTTTTGCCGTGGTCCTGGTTCTGGGGGGTGGTCCGCGCTACTCCACTCTGGAAGTGGAAGTCTACAGACTCGTAAAATATTCCCTCGATTTCGGAAAAGGAGGCGCCCTGGCCCTGGTGGAGACCGCAGCGACCCTGTTTCTGACCTGGTTTTACATCAACCGGGAAAACACAAACATTCAAAGACAGGTTTGGAGAGGAAGCAAGAGTCATTGGCGGGATGCATCCCTGACGACCAGAATCCTCTGTGCCGCCTATTTTGTAGTCGTCCTTTTTATAATCTTTGGTCCGATTCTGACAGTCATGGTCCAGTCCCTGCTGGTGCAGACCACCAGGACCAGCCCCCCCGGACTCTCTCTCCGCTGGTACAGGGAGATGCTCCAACCCCCCGGTTCCGCCCGGGGCGCCAGTGCCCTGCTTCTTGCCTCTTCCATCAGGAACAGCCTGATTTTGGCCATTTCCACACTGGTCTTAACCCTGACCATCGGAGCCTATACATCCTGGATTCTCTCCCGGTACCGATTCCGCTTTTCGGGGATGATTGAATCACTCATCATGATGCCCATGGGGGTCTCTTCGGTTGTCCTGGGGATGGGATACCTCTGGCTCCGCAGGGGGGGAAGACTGGAAATGATCTCCCCTGTTGTCTCCATCATTCTGGCCCATACGGTGATTGCCCTGCCCTTCGTCCTCCGAAGCCTCACTCCCGCCATGAAAAGGATCAGACAGAGCCTCCTCGACGCCTCCCGGCTGATGGGAGCCGGGGGAATCCGGCAGTTCATCACCATAGAACTGCCTCTGATACGACCCGGCCTGATCACTGGAGGAGCCTTTGCTCTGGCCATTTCCCTGGGAGAAATCAACGCGACCCTGATCCTCTCAGACGCAGGAATACCCACGATTCCCATTGCCATCCTGAAGCTGATCGGAACCTATAAATTCTACAGCGCCTGTGCCCTGGGAACCATTCTGATTCTGATCTGTACGGCCGCCTTTATCCTCATCGATGCCTTTGAAGGCTGGGAGACATGA